In the genome of Actinomycetota bacterium, one region contains:
- a CDS encoding nitrous oxide-stimulated promoter family protein → MIRLYCSGRHGQKGALCKDCDELLSYAHARLKNCRHKESKPACAKCKTPCYEPKMRGRIREVMRFSGPRMLYRYPVLALSRLLDNFKKRTS, encoded by the coding sequence ATGATTCGTCTCTATTGCAGCGGGCGTCACGGTCAAAAAGGCGCGCTCTGTAAGGATTGCGATGAGCTTTTGAGCTATGCTCATGCTCGACTTAAAAACTGCCGCCACAAAGAGTCCAAGCCCGCTTGCGCCAAATGCAAAACCCCCTGTTATGAGCCGAAGATGCGGGGGCGGATAAGAGAGGTCATGCGCTTCTCTGGCCCCAGAATGCTCTATCGATATCCAGTCCTCGCTCTCTCACGTCTTCTGGATAACTTCAAGAAGAGGACTTCTTAG